A genomic stretch from Pseudomonas alkylphenolica includes:
- the nuoM gene encoding NADH-quinone oxidoreductase subunit M, protein MILPWLILIPFIGGLLCWLGERFGATLPRWIALLTMSLLLGIGLWLWANGDYTLAPAPGAAPEWAVEFKVLWIERFGISLHLALDGLSLLMILLTGLLGVLSVLCSWKEIQRHVGFFHLNLMWILGGVVGVFLALDLFLFFFFWEMMLVPMYFLIALWGHSSSDGKKTRIYAATKFFIFTQASGLIMLVAILGLVLVNYSNTGVITFDYTQLLKAELPPATEYVLMLGFFIAFAVKLPVVPFHSWLPDAHAQAPTAGSVDLAGILLKTAAYGLLRFALPLFPNASAEFAPIAMTLGLIGIFYGAFLAFAQTDIKRLVAFSSVSHMGFVLIGIYSGSQQALQGAVIQMLAHGLSAAALFILAGQLYERLHTRDMREMGGLWHRIAYLPAISLFFAAASLGLPGTGNFVGEFLILIGSFVASPWVTVIATSGLVFGSVYSLIMIHRAYFGPAKSDEVLAGMDTREMIMVLALAGLLILLGVYPQPFLDTSAATMSGVQQWFGSAFTQLASAR, encoded by the coding sequence ATGATTTTGCCTTGGCTGATCCTGATCCCCTTTATCGGCGGCCTGCTGTGCTGGCTGGGTGAGCGCTTCGGCGCCACCCTGCCGCGCTGGATTGCGCTGCTGACCATGTCCCTGCTGCTTGGTATCGGCCTCTGGCTGTGGGCCAACGGGGACTATACCCTGGCCCCTGCTCCAGGCGCTGCGCCTGAGTGGGCGGTCGAATTCAAAGTGCTGTGGATCGAGCGCTTCGGCATCAGCCTGCACCTGGCCCTCGACGGCCTGTCGCTGCTGATGATCCTGCTTACCGGCCTGCTCGGTGTGCTCTCGGTACTGTGCTCCTGGAAAGAGATCCAGCGTCACGTCGGCTTCTTCCACCTCAACCTGATGTGGATCCTGGGCGGCGTGGTCGGTGTGTTCCTGGCCCTGGACCTGTTCCTGTTCTTCTTCTTCTGGGAAATGATGCTGGTGCCGATGTATTTCCTCATCGCGCTCTGGGGTCACAGCTCCTCCGACGGCAAGAAGACCCGGATCTACGCAGCAACCAAGTTCTTCATCTTCACTCAGGCCAGCGGTCTGATCATGTTGGTGGCGATCCTTGGCCTGGTACTGGTCAACTACAGCAACACCGGTGTAATCACCTTCGACTACACCCAGTTGCTCAAGGCTGAACTGCCACCCGCCACCGAATACGTGTTGATGCTCGGCTTCTTCATCGCCTTCGCGGTCAAGCTGCCGGTGGTACCGTTCCACTCCTGGCTGCCTGACGCGCACGCCCAGGCACCGACCGCAGGTTCGGTGGACCTTGCCGGTATCTTGCTGAAAACCGCTGCCTACGGCCTGCTGCGTTTCGCTCTGCCACTGTTCCCGAATGCCTCGGCCGAATTCGCGCCGATCGCCATGACCCTGGGTCTGATCGGGATTTTCTACGGTGCCTTCCTGGCGTTCGCCCAGACCGACATCAAGCGTCTGGTGGCCTTCTCCAGCGTTTCGCACATGGGCTTCGTGCTGATTGGCATCTACTCCGGCAGCCAGCAAGCGCTGCAAGGTGCTGTAATCCAGATGCTGGCTCACGGCCTGTCGGCGGCGGCACTCTTTATCCTCGCCGGCCAGCTGTACGAGCGCCTGCACACCCGTGACATGCGCGAGATGGGCGGCCTGTGGCATCGCATCGCCTACCTGCCGGCCATCAGCCTGTTCTTCGCTGCAGCGTCGCTGGGCCTGCCGGGCACCGGTAACTTCGTTGGCGAGTTCCTGATCCTGATCGGCAGCTTCGTCGCCTCGCCATGGGTCACCGTCATCGCCACTTCCGGCCTGGTGTTCGGTTCGGTCTACTCGCTGATCATGATTCACCGTGCCTACTTCGGCCCGGCGAAGTCGGACGAAGTCCTGGCTGGCATGGATACCCGCGAAATGATCATGGTACTGGCCCTGGCTGGCCTGCTGATCTTGCTGGGCGTCTACCCGCAGCCGTTCCTGGACACTTCCGCCGCCACCATGAGTGGTGTGCAGCAGTGGTTCGGCTCCGCTTTCACTCAACTCGCTTCGGCCCGGTAA
- the trhP gene encoding prephenate-dependent tRNA uridine(34) hydroxylase TrhP codes for MTPLAKPELLAPAGTLKNMRYAFAYGADAVYAGQPRYSLRVRNNEFDHANLALGIKEAQAQGKRFYVVVNIAPHNAKLKTFLKDLAPVIEMAPDALIMSDPGLIMLVRQHFPQMPIHLSVQANTVNWASVEFWRSQGLTRVILSRELSLEEIEEIRQQVPAMELEVFVHGALCMAYSGRCLLSGYLNRRDANQGSCTNACRWKYSATAATEDVSGDIVREVQPTLGVGAPTEQVFLLQESNRPDEDMPAFEDEHGTYIMNAKDLRAVQHVERLTRMGVHSLKIEGRTKSHFYCARTTQVYRQAIDDAVAGREFDRSLMLNLESLAQRGYTEGFLRRHVHDEYQNYQRGNSVSERQQFVGELTGERVDGLAEVKVKNRFALGDHLELMTPRGNYHFDLHQLRDRQGASIEVAPGDGHTVYLPIPEQVDLRFGLLLRDLVQ; via the coding sequence ATGACCCCGCTTGCCAAACCTGAATTACTCGCCCCAGCCGGCACTCTGAAGAACATGCGTTACGCTTTCGCCTATGGCGCCGACGCAGTCTATGCCGGCCAACCGCGCTACAGCCTGCGCGTACGCAACAATGAGTTCGACCACGCCAACCTGGCGCTGGGCATCAAAGAGGCCCAGGCCCAGGGCAAGCGTTTTTACGTGGTGGTCAACATTGCCCCGCACAACGCCAAGCTCAAGACCTTCCTCAAAGACCTCGCGCCGGTAATCGAGATGGCCCCGGATGCGCTGATCATGTCTGATCCGGGCTTGATCATGCTGGTGCGCCAGCACTTCCCGCAGATGCCGATTCACCTGTCAGTGCAGGCCAACACGGTGAACTGGGCCAGCGTCGAGTTCTGGCGCAGCCAGGGGCTGACCCGGGTGATCCTGTCCCGCGAGCTGTCGCTGGAGGAAATCGAGGAAATCCGCCAGCAGGTACCGGCCATGGAGCTGGAAGTCTTCGTCCATGGTGCTTTGTGCATGGCCTACTCCGGCCGCTGCCTGCTGTCGGGTTATCTCAACCGCCGTGACGCCAATCAGGGCAGCTGCACCAATGCCTGCCGCTGGAAGTACAGCGCCACAGCAGCCACCGAAGATGTCAGCGGCGATATCGTCCGCGAAGTACAACCGACCCTGGGGGTCGGTGCGCCGACCGAACAGGTGTTCCTGCTTCAGGAAAGCAATCGTCCGGATGAAGACATGCCGGCCTTCGAGGACGAGCACGGCACCTACATCATGAACGCCAAAGACCTGCGTGCGGTGCAGCACGTCGAACGCCTGACCCGCATGGGCGTGCATTCGCTGAAGATCGAGGGTCGCACCAAGTCGCACTTCTACTGCGCACGCACCACTCAGGTCTACCGCCAGGCCATCGATGATGCTGTGGCAGGCCGTGAGTTCGACCGCAGCCTGATGCTCAATCTGGAATCGCTGGCCCAGCGTGGTTACACCGAAGGCTTTCTGCGCCGTCACGTGCATGATGAATATCAGAACTATCAGCGAGGCAACTCGGTGTCCGAGCGCCAGCAGTTTGTCGGTGAACTGACCGGTGAACGCGTCGATGGCCTGGCTGAGGTGAAGGTCAAGAACCGCTTTGCCCTGGGAGATCATCTGGAACTGATGACCCCGCGTGGCAACTATCATTTCGATCTGCACCAGTTGCGCGATCGCCAGGGGGCATCCATCGAGGTGGCACCGGGGGACGGGCATACCGTCTACCTGCCGATTCCCGAGCAGGTAGACCTGAGGTTTGGCCTATTGTTACGCGACTTGGTGCAATGA
- a CDS encoding AI-2E family transporter, translated as MNETAVQHKALHLLLALVTIAFIWILLPFYGAVFWAVILGIVFAPLQRRLLTRLDWRRNLAAGLTLLICLVIAILPVIIISTLLVQEGAALYKNLESGELDLAGYIERFKDILPAFAQNSLERMGMGDLVGLRDKITKGALQGSQFFATQAFSFGQGTFDFLVSFAVMLYLLFFFLRDGAELARKIRAAVPLAEQQKRRLQLKFNRVVRATVKGNLLVAITQGTLGGIIFWMLDIPSALVWGVLMAFLSLLPAVGAGIVWAPVAVYFVATGAVWQGAALVAFGVFVIGLVDNVLRPLLVGKDTKMPDYLILISTLGGLAVFGLNGFVIGPLIAALFMSSWAIFVATKPQVQLPS; from the coding sequence ATGAACGAAACCGCCGTGCAGCACAAGGCCCTGCATCTGTTACTGGCCCTGGTGACCATCGCTTTCATCTGGATCCTGCTGCCGTTCTACGGCGCAGTGTTCTGGGCGGTGATCCTTGGCATCGTCTTCGCCCCGCTGCAGCGCCGTTTGCTGACGCGCCTGGACTGGCGGCGCAACCTGGCCGCGGGCCTGACGCTGCTGATATGTCTGGTGATCGCCATCCTGCCGGTGATCATCATCAGCACCTTGCTGGTGCAGGAAGGTGCGGCGCTGTACAAGAACCTTGAGAGCGGTGAGCTGGACCTGGCCGGCTACATTGAGCGTTTCAAGGATATTCTTCCGGCCTTTGCGCAAAATAGCCTGGAGCGCATGGGGATGGGCGATCTGGTAGGCCTGCGCGACAAGATTACCAAGGGCGCTCTGCAGGGCAGCCAGTTCTTTGCCACCCAGGCGTTCAGCTTCGGTCAGGGCACCTTTGATTTCCTGGTGAGTTTTGCCGTCATGCTCTATCTGCTGTTCTTCTTTTTGCGTGACGGCGCGGAGCTTGCGCGCAAAATCCGCGCGGCGGTGCCGTTGGCCGAGCAGCAGAAACGCCGTTTGCAACTGAAGTTCAACCGCGTGGTGCGCGCCACCGTCAAAGGCAACCTGCTGGTCGCGATCACCCAGGGTACGCTTGGCGGCATCATTTTCTGGATGCTGGATATCCCCAGTGCTTTGGTCTGGGGTGTGCTGATGGCCTTTCTTTCGCTGTTGCCGGCAGTCGGGGCGGGAATCGTCTGGGCGCCGGTGGCGGTGTATTTCGTTGCCACCGGGGCAGTCTGGCAAGGTGCGGCGCTGGTCGCTTTCGGCGTGTTCGTAATCGGTCTGGTGGACAACGTGTTACGCCCTCTGCTGGTGGGCAAGGACACGAAAATGCCGGACTACCTGATTCTGATATCGACCTTGGGTGGTCTGGCGGTATTCGGCCTCAATGGTTTTGTCATCGGGCCGTTGATCGCCGCACTGTTCATGTCCAGCTGGGCGATCTTCGTTGCGACCAAACCACAGGTACAACTACCCAGCTAG
- the nuoN gene encoding NADH-quinone oxidoreductase subunit NuoN, whose product MDLTIQHFIALAPLLITTITVVVVMLAIAWRRNHSQTFLLSTVGLNLALLSILPVLKVVPLAVTPLLTIDKFACLYMALILVATLACVTLAHAYLGEGGKGYPGNREELYLLILMAALGGLVLVSAQHLAGLFIGLELLSVPVYGLVAYAFFNKRSLEAGIKYMVLSAAGSAFLLFGMALLYADAGSLSFDGIGKALAATNMPSLLAQLGLGMMLVGLAFKLSLVPFHLWTPDVYEGAPAPVAAFLATASKVAVFAVVVRLFMLSPAASSGVLTTVLSVIAVASILIGNLLALTQSNLKRLLGYSSIAHFGYLLIALVASKGLAVEAIGVYLVTYVITSLGAFGVITLMSSPYNGRDADALYEYRGLFWRRPYLTAVLTVMMLSLAGIPLTAGFIGKFYIIATGVESQLWWLVGALVIGSAIGVFYYLRVMVTLFLMEPNLRRHDAPLNWEQRTGGVMLLAIAILAFVLGVYPQPLLDMVQHAGLQLVG is encoded by the coding sequence ATGGACCTGACGATTCAACACTTTATCGCGCTTGCGCCGCTGCTGATTACCACCATCACCGTTGTCGTGGTGATGCTGGCAATCGCCTGGCGCCGCAACCATTCGCAAACCTTCCTGCTGTCGACCGTGGGCCTGAACCTGGCCCTGCTGTCGATCCTGCCGGTACTCAAAGTCGTGCCACTGGCGGTCACGCCGCTGCTGACCATCGACAAGTTCGCCTGCCTGTACATGGCGCTGATCCTGGTCGCCACCCTGGCCTGTGTAACCCTCGCCCATGCCTACCTGGGTGAAGGCGGCAAAGGCTACCCGGGCAACCGCGAAGAACTGTACCTGCTGATCCTGATGGCTGCCCTGGGTGGCCTGGTACTGGTCAGCGCGCAGCACCTGGCTGGCCTGTTCATTGGCCTGGAGCTGCTCTCGGTACCGGTCTATGGCCTGGTAGCCTATGCCTTCTTCAACAAGCGTTCGCTGGAAGCCGGCATCAAGTACATGGTGCTGTCGGCCGCCGGTTCCGCCTTCCTGCTGTTCGGTATGGCCCTGCTGTACGCCGACGCTGGCAGCCTGAGCTTCGACGGTATCGGTAAAGCCCTGGCAGCCACCAACATGCCAAGCCTGCTGGCTCAGCTGGGCCTGGGCATGATGCTGGTGGGCCTGGCGTTCAAACTGTCGCTGGTGCCATTCCACCTGTGGACCCCGGACGTCTACGAAGGTGCTCCGGCACCGGTCGCCGCCTTCCTGGCCACCGCCAGCAAGGTTGCAGTGTTCGCCGTTGTCGTGCGCCTGTTCATGCTCTCCCCGGCTGCCAGCAGTGGCGTGCTGACCACCGTGCTGTCGGTGATTGCCGTTGCTTCGATCCTGATCGGTAACCTGCTGGCACTGACCCAGAGCAACCTCAAGCGTCTGCTCGGTTACTCGTCGATCGCCCACTTCGGTTACCTGCTGATCGCCCTGGTGGCGAGCAAGGGTCTGGCCGTCGAAGCCATTGGCGTGTACCTGGTCACCTACGTGATCACCAGCCTAGGTGCCTTCGGTGTCATCACCCTGATGTCGTCGCCGTACAACGGCCGTGACGCAGACGCTCTGTACGAGTACCGCGGCCTGTTCTGGCGCCGTCCGTACCTGACCGCGGTACTGACCGTGATGATGCTGTCGCTGGCCGGTATCCCGCTGACCGCAGGCTTCATCGGCAAGTTCTACATCATCGCTACCGGCGTCGAGTCGCAGCTGTGGTGGTTGGTCGGTGCCCTGGTGATCGGTAGTGCCATCGGCGTGTTCTACTACCTGCGTGTGATGGTCACCCTGTTCCTGATGGAACCGAACCTGCGTCGTCACGATGCTCCGCTGAACTGGGAACAGCGCACCGGCGGCGTCATGCTGCTGGCGATCGCGATCCTGGCCTTTGTGCTGGGTGTGTACCCGCAGCCGTTGCTGGACATGGTCCAGCATGCAGGCCTGCAACTGGTCGGCTGA
- a CDS encoding cyclic nucleotide-binding domain-containing protein, which yields MPEPIRLPAYRQTQCKTCSLAPLCLPGSASPEEVDMLDDVVKHVRTMKENDFLFRQGDSFNSIYVIRSGVLKSVCLSETGEEKIIGIHLPGESIGLSGLGSEAYPVSVQALETTEVCEIPFAPLDELLIRLPQIRRHLMRAMSSEIRNTQQMTRLHSKKAADARVVSLLVNLSARFHSLGYAANQLHLSISRNEIGNYLGLAGETVSRVFTRLQQNGQIEVDGKQVRLLQPIQPIN from the coding sequence ATGCCTGAGCCCATTCGATTGCCAGCTTACCGCCAGACACAATGCAAAACCTGCAGTCTCGCGCCGCTGTGCCTGCCTGGTTCAGCGAGTCCCGAAGAAGTCGACATGCTTGATGACGTGGTCAAGCACGTCCGGACCATGAAAGAGAACGATTTTCTGTTTCGCCAGGGCGACAGTTTCAACTCGATCTACGTGATCCGCTCCGGCGTCTTGAAGTCTGTTTGCCTGAGTGAGACCGGGGAAGAAAAGATCATCGGCATCCATCTGCCCGGTGAGTCGATTGGCCTGTCCGGACTGGGTTCAGAAGCGTACCCGGTATCAGTCCAGGCGCTGGAGACCACCGAAGTGTGCGAAATTCCTTTCGCGCCTCTCGATGAGCTGTTGATCCGCTTGCCGCAGATACGCCGGCATCTGATGCGGGCGATGAGCAGTGAGATTCGCAATACCCAACAAATGACCCGGCTGCATTCGAAAAAAGCCGCCGATGCCCGGGTCGTCTCCTTGCTGGTCAACCTGTCGGCACGCTTTCACTCGCTTGGATACGCAGCCAATCAACTGCACCTGAGCATCTCACGTAACGAAATCGGCAATTACCTGGGGCTGGCCGGAGAGACTGTTTCCCGGGTGTTCACCCGTCTCCAGCAAAACGGCCAGATCGAAGTCGACGGCAAACAAGTGCGCCTTCTCCAACCCATTCAGCCTATCAACTAG
- a CDS encoding fe2+ zn2+ uptake regulation protein encodes MYNQQQAAIANRPERKPRQALTVKVDNSDNERPGNEHIRELLRRFGLRTSLIRLKVIDALHMADRSGRSIGVRGVHSQLEQLDVPLSFLSVREVLKRLCVEGVINMGNDKCYSLNPEARSILEQTCPR; translated from the coding sequence ATGTATAACCAGCAACAGGCTGCGATCGCCAACCGCCCCGAGCGAAAACCTCGGCAAGCCTTGACAGTAAAAGTCGACAACAGCGACAACGAGCGTCCCGGCAACGAGCATATTCGCGAACTGCTCAGGAGATTCGGGCTGCGTACCAGCCTGATCCGCCTCAAGGTCATTGATGCCTTGCACATGGCCGACAGGAGTGGGCGCAGCATCGGTGTACGCGGCGTCCACAGCCAGCTTGAACAGCTGGATGTTCCCCTGTCGTTCCTCAGTGTCCGGGAAGTGCTCAAGCGCTTGTGCGTCGAGGGTGTGATCAACATGGGCAACGACAAATGCTACAGCCTCAACCCCGAGGCCCGCAGCATTCTGGAGCAAACCTGCCCACGCTAA
- the pvdQ gene encoding bifunctional acylase PvdQ: MIKSHPLASVCLAGLLLGLSFAAQARVAPGDASAEIRRTSFGVPHILARDEQGLGYGIGYAYAQDNLCLLANEVVTVNAERSRHFGPEQVTFEQRENLASDLFFSWLNSPSAVFGFWQAQPAQVRALLEGYAKGYNRALAERVAQGQGAQCLQAQWLRPITTLDLVKLTRRLLVEGGVGQFAEALAGATPPNAVARLNVDMSVAQARQNNFALERGSNAVAVGHERSASGHGMLLANPHFPWAGGMRFYQMQLTVPGKLDVMGAALPGLPLINIGFNRHLAWTHTVDTSRHFTVYRLELDPKDPTRYLLDGKSIPMNRQRLTVTVKGADGKLTPVNRDVYSSVFGPVVQWSGRLDWDKQHAFSLRDANLDNTRVLQQWYSMNQADSLKALQDSVHRLQGIPWVNTLAVDAKGQTLYLNQSVVPFVDATLLAQCSDPAAGQALIVLDGSRSACNWKIDPRAAQPGIFPSQLLPSLSRGDFIQHSNDSAWMVNPAQPLRGYSPLVSREDQPLGPRSRFALQRLNREGKLSGTDLQQMVMDNQVYLAELLMPDLLQWCGKQAPDSPLTTLCSSLKAWDLRADLDSGIGLVHFQNILEPLLPRPDIWRVAFDPSDPQHTPRGLAVERADVAAALNQAALASLAEVEQAGLTADAQWGQIQQAADGTPIHGGPASLGVYNAIQSVAAGSGKRLVVSGTSYLQLVTFDSKGPQALGLLAFSESSEAGSAHASDQTRAFSAKQWHVIPFTEAQIKADPQYRVQVIREADSAAVAKVMP; encoded by the coding sequence GTGATCAAATCCCATCCGTTGGCAAGCGTCTGTCTGGCCGGACTGCTGCTCGGTCTCAGTTTTGCTGCCCAGGCCCGTGTTGCTCCGGGCGATGCCAGTGCCGAAATTCGCCGCACCAGCTTTGGGGTACCGCACATCCTGGCCCGGGATGAACAGGGGTTGGGCTATGGCATCGGTTATGCCTACGCCCAGGACAACCTGTGCCTGCTGGCCAATGAAGTGGTCACGGTTAACGCCGAGCGCTCACGCCACTTCGGGCCTGAGCAGGTAACCTTCGAGCAGCGCGAGAACCTCGCCAGTGATCTGTTCTTCAGCTGGCTCAATTCGCCCTCTGCAGTATTCGGCTTCTGGCAGGCACAACCGGCGCAGGTGCGGGCCCTGCTCGAAGGCTATGCCAAGGGCTACAACCGCGCACTGGCCGAGCGCGTGGCCCAGGGGCAGGGCGCGCAATGCCTGCAGGCGCAGTGGCTGAGACCGATTACCACGCTTGATCTGGTCAAGCTCACCCGGCGTCTGTTGGTTGAAGGTGGGGTTGGGCAGTTTGCCGAAGCCCTGGCGGGCGCTACCCCGCCCAATGCCGTCGCGCGCCTGAACGTGGACATGAGCGTGGCGCAAGCACGGCAAAACAATTTCGCTCTGGAGCGCGGCAGCAATGCGGTGGCGGTGGGGCACGAGCGATCGGCCAGTGGTCATGGCATGTTGCTGGCTAACCCGCACTTCCCCTGGGCGGGCGGCATGCGTTTTTACCAGATGCAGCTTACCGTGCCCGGAAAGCTGGATGTCATGGGCGCGGCCTTGCCAGGTCTGCCCCTGATCAACATCGGTTTCAACCGTCACCTGGCCTGGACCCACACGGTGGATACTTCCAGGCACTTCACGGTGTATCGGCTTGAGCTCGATCCCAAGGATCCGACCCGCTACCTGCTCGATGGCAAGTCGATACCGATGAACCGCCAACGTCTGACGGTGACGGTCAAGGGAGCGGACGGCAAGCTGACACCGGTCAACCGTGACGTTTACAGCTCAGTGTTCGGCCCGGTAGTCCAGTGGTCTGGACGGTTGGACTGGGACAAGCAGCACGCTTTCAGCCTGCGCGACGCCAACCTGGACAACACTCGCGTACTGCAGCAGTGGTACAGCATGAACCAGGCTGACAGCCTGAAAGCGTTGCAGGACTCGGTGCATCGATTGCAGGGTATTCCCTGGGTCAACACCCTGGCCGTGGACGCCAAGGGGCAAACTTTGTACCTGAATCAGTCGGTGGTGCCTTTTGTCGATGCTACCTTGCTGGCGCAGTGCAGCGATCCGGCAGCAGGACAGGCGTTGATCGTGCTCGACGGTTCGCGCAGCGCCTGCAACTGGAAAATTGACCCGCGTGCAGCGCAGCCGGGCATCTTTCCAAGCCAACTGCTGCCGAGCCTGAGCCGTGGCGACTTCATCCAGCACTCCAACGACTCCGCCTGGATGGTCAATCCGGCGCAGCCGTTACGTGGCTATTCGCCGTTGGTCAGTCGCGAGGACCAGCCCCTTGGGCCACGCAGCCGCTTTGCCCTGCAACGCCTGAACCGCGAAGGCAAACTGAGCGGCACCGATCTGCAGCAGATGGTGATGGACAACCAGGTCTATCTGGCGGAACTGCTGATGCCGGACCTGTTGCAATGGTGTGGTAAACAGGCGCCGGACTCGCCATTGACGACGCTGTGCAGCAGCTTGAAAGCCTGGGACCTGCGTGCCGACCTCGACAGTGGCATCGGGCTGGTGCATTTCCAGAACATTCTGGAGCCGCTGCTGCCGCGTCCGGATATCTGGCGAGTAGCGTTCGATCCGAGCGATCCCCAGCATACCCCGCGTGGACTGGCAGTCGAGCGCGCCGACGTGGCAGCAGCCTTGAACCAAGCCGCCCTGGCCTCGCTGGCCGAGGTCGAGCAGGCCGGTCTGACAGCTGATGCGCAGTGGGGGCAGATCCAGCAAGCCGCCGACGGCACGCCGATTCACGGCGGGCCTGCCAGTCTGGGGGTCTACAATGCGATCCAGAGTGTAGCGGCCGGGTCTGGCAAGCGCCTGGTGGTCAGTGGTACCAGCTACTTGCAGCTGGTGACCTTTGATAGCAAGGGGCCGCAGGCCTTGGGATTACTGGCTTTTTCCGAGTCCAGCGAGGCCGGTTCAGCGCATGCCAGTGACCAGACACGGGCTTTTTCGGCCAAGCAGTGGCATGTGATTCCCTTCACTGAGGCGCAGATCAAGGCTGATCCACAGTATCGGGTGCAGGTGATTCGGGAGGCGGATTCGGCGGCGGTGGCCAAAGTCATGCCCTGA
- a CDS encoding TonB-dependent receptor family protein gives MRPTLPRSSLALLISCAASVQASDGIELGQVLIQEQEQSELQDARERLNQVPGATNLIDMQRVEQGRVASNQDVLAYQPGVFAQSAGNDGIKLSIRGSGINRAPGSHGSGVYTMFDGLPLTGPGGTPYELFEPLWLSRAEVLRGANGFDRGALALGGAIDYITHTGHDAAPLQVRYELGSRGYAKRQISSGQVLGDLDYYVALTDSEYDGYQEHSSGSSKGIAANVGYRFSPSLETRFYLRYRETENDLAGRLTKAQIKHDPRAANPLYLSRDASRPQPGSTWLGNKTTFFLDEDSRLEAGLVYHDYPMDLREGANRLKVAYSDVSGTLNYFRRDTLFGHESKTTIGWRTTKHLPNSGASEFVRVQSRPDMPVGTRTRDFSYQGSDSVVHVGNELELIPDLWLTSGLAMIYTRRESAVTYPENGGKVSQHDWDYAPRLGLRYDLSPSLQLYGNLSRSVEPPHPWALIWSSPTRVNGLQTQPIEMQNQTATTLELGARGDAPIGSWDLAWYYSDVRHELLAVEIVPGLPAAEFNASPTVHQGVEAGLDSLLWERAAVGKLSLRQAYTFSDFHYRDDDVFGDNRLPGIPMHYYQAELRFDLPSGFYAGLNTQMASKVQVDYANSYPADAYALLGATLGYNAPKQDWQTWIDLRNLTNKRYAATVTPGYNDNGKDVAHSTPGEGFGVYAGVSYSFR, from the coding sequence ATGCGCCCCACCCTACCCCGCTCCTCCCTTGCCCTGTTGATTTCCTGTGCCGCTTCAGTCCAGGCCAGCGATGGCATTGAACTTGGCCAGGTACTTATCCAGGAACAGGAACAGAGCGAGCTGCAGGACGCTCGCGAACGTCTCAATCAGGTACCAGGCGCCACCAACCTGATTGACATGCAACGGGTGGAGCAAGGCCGGGTCGCCAGCAATCAGGATGTACTCGCCTACCAGCCGGGCGTGTTTGCCCAGTCTGCCGGCAACGACGGTATCAAGTTGTCGATCCGCGGCTCGGGCATCAACCGTGCGCCGGGCAGCCACGGTTCAGGCGTCTACACGATGTTCGACGGCCTGCCGCTGACCGGTCCTGGCGGCACACCGTATGAGTTGTTCGAACCGTTGTGGCTGAGCCGCGCCGAAGTCCTGCGCGGTGCCAACGGTTTCGACCGCGGCGCCCTGGCCTTGGGCGGCGCCATCGATTACATCACCCATACCGGCCATGATGCCGCGCCCTTGCAAGTGCGCTATGAACTGGGCAGCCGCGGCTATGCCAAGCGTCAGATCAGCTCCGGTCAGGTGTTGGGCGATCTGGACTACTACGTGGCCCTGACCGATTCTGAGTACGATGGTTACCAGGAGCACAGCAGCGGCAGCAGCAAGGGCATCGCCGCCAATGTCGGTTATCGCTTCAGCCCAAGCCTGGAAACCCGCTTCTACCTGCGCTACCGGGAAACCGAGAATGATTTGGCCGGGCGCCTGACCAAAGCACAGATCAAACACGATCCCCGCGCCGCCAATCCGCTGTACCTGAGCCGCGATGCCAGCCGTCCGCAACCGGGCAGCACCTGGCTGGGCAACAAGACCACCTTCTTCCTCGACGAGGATTCGCGTCTGGAGGCTGGGCTGGTCTACCACGACTACCCGATGGACCTGCGTGAAGGCGCCAACCGTTTGAAGGTGGCCTATAGCGACGTCAGTGGCACATTGAACTACTTCCGTCGCGATACGCTGTTCGGTCACGAGAGCAAGACCACCATCGGCTGGCGTACAACCAAACACCTGCCAAACAGTGGCGCATCGGAATTCGTCCGGGTGCAATCCCGGCCCGACATGCCTGTGGGCACCCGTACCCGTGACTTCAGTTACCAAGGCTCCGACAGCGTCGTGCATGTCGGCAATGAGCTAGAGCTGATCCCTGATCTGTGGCTGACCAGTGGCCTGGCGATGATCTACACCCGGCGCGAAAGTGCAGTGACCTACCCGGAGAATGGCGGCAAGGTCAGCCAGCATGACTGGGACTACGCACCGCGCCTGGGCCTGCGCTATGACTTGAGCCCGAGCCTGCAACTATATGGCAACCTCAGCCGCTCGGTGGAACCGCCACATCCATGGGCGTTGATCTGGAGCTCGCCAACCAGGGTCAATGGCCTGCAAACCCAGCCAATCGAAATGCAAAACCAGACCGCCACCACCCTGGAGCTTGGCGCCAGAGGCGATGCGCCAATCGGTAGCTGGGATCTGGCCTGGTACTACTCGGACGTGCGCCACGAGCTGCTGGCGGTCGAAATCGTGCCTGGCCTCCCCGCCGCCGAATTCAACGCCAGCCCCACCGTCCACCAAGGGGTAGAAGCGGGTCTCGACAGCCTGCTTTGGGAACGCGCCGCCGTCGGCAAGCTGTCGCTACGCCAGGCCTATACCTTCAGTGACTTCCACTACCGCGACGACGATGTCTTTGGTGACAACCGTCTGCCCGGTATCCCGATGCACTACTACCAGGCCGAGCTGCGCTTCGACCTGCCGAGTGGTTTTTACGCCGGGCTCAATACGCAGATGGCTTCCAAGGTTCAGGTCGACTACGCCAACAGCTATCCGGCCGACGCCTACGCCCTGCTCGGTGCAACCCTGGGTTACAACGCGCCGAAACAGGACTGGCAAACCTGGATCGACCTGCGCAACCTGACCAACAAGCGCTACGCCGCCACGGTCACCCCCGGCTACAACGACAACGGCAAGGACGTTGCCCACTCGACTCCCGGCGAAGGTTTCGGGGTATACGCCGGGGTGTCCTACAGTTTCCGCTAG